From the genome of Elusimicrobiota bacterium, one region includes:
- a CDS encoding fibronectin type III domain-containing protein, translating to MYRIPRLLSIAISLLVLPVILYSAGVTPGTVITNGGDSGTIGMVDTPGDTIVTWHSSPNGISPLPVSVTVTTGYAMIWVSTPASQQNLMPGATVYYPYQIRNYANGSDSFTVAVATIAGQNWQHRIYADDNQDGTHQENETTISSTGLLLPDTTYYFIVGVNVSTSATSGQTSTFRLTVKNQNGQGTEDNWHSAGNDTLTHEIVSTVGLLPPATPSNFYATSVTVSSITWTWTDNATNEDGYRLSVIGVGIQELPANTISTTTTNLTPNTSYSAYVESWNISGSSASVTVSTYTLANPPSGTQITQITTNTITLMWSNNSNPNYTSYGVYRSTNGSSFSLLDSGVFTSYLSSNLSPLTSYWYKVQAINENGIATAFDITVSTRTKSADTTPPKPPCGVRGELIAEQLAKIIWSEVTKNTDGTTCTDLAKYKIYYSNILEGPWKVATDVPSSSTFYLLPSTFSFNYYKITAVDTSDNESADSVYIDNTAALSAVTKENGKIVAFVKIPQDVSAVLYKDGKYTDDIVINMQKLQDDDERDIYVYDFQPQKSTTGEKIDDFRFVQQKIEITFFYDLNNDDYIEKVGLPISEAKSWLSIFYHNGVEWEKLGGVVNANEKSITAKVTHLSKYKLRKTLRTIGFGDLRMYPKKIFAPYETNDTYNRMKFCFENDSEKRVTLRIFDIKGREIFSDSTTDTEIYWYGKDTDDKVVSGGVYIYQLECDKKVINGTVVVVK from the coding sequence ATGTATAGGATACCACGCTTATTATCAATAGCCATTTCACTACTCGTTTTACCGGTAATACTCTATTCTGCTGGTGTAACTCCGGGAACGGTGATTACAAACGGTGGTGATTCAGGAACCATTGGCATGGTTGATACACCCGGCGATACGATTGTAACATGGCATTCTTCACCTAATGGTATATCACCATTACCTGTTTCAGTTACCGTTACTACCGGCTATGCTATGATATGGGTTTCAACACCAGCCAGTCAACAGAACCTGATGCCCGGAGCAACTGTTTATTATCCATATCAGATTAGAAATTATGCAAATGGTTCAGATAGTTTCACAGTTGCAGTTGCAACTATTGCAGGTCAGAACTGGCAACACCGAATTTATGCCGACGACAACCAAGACGGCACACATCAAGAAAATGAAACAACTATAAGTTCTACAGGGTTGCTCCTGCCCGATACTACATATTATTTCATAGTTGGGGTTAATGTGTCAACATCTGCAACTTCAGGGCAGACTTCAACATTTCGGCTCACAGTTAAAAACCAGAATGGCCAAGGCACAGAAGATAACTGGCATTCTGCAGGTAATGATACATTAACTCATGAGATTGTCTCAACTGTAGGGTTACTTCCACCCGCTACACCATCTAATTTCTACGCCACTTCAGTGACGGTTTCATCAATAACTTGGACCTGGACTGATAACGCAACAAATGAAGACGGCTATCGGTTATCGGTTATCGGTGTTGGGATTCAAGAACTACCAGCAAATACAATCTCTACGACAACCACGAACCTCACACCAAACACATCATATTCTGCATATGTAGAAAGTTGGAATATTTCAGGTAGCAGTGCATCTGTTACCGTCTCAACCTATACACTTGCTAATCCACCGTCAGGAACGCAGATTACGCAGATAACAACAAATACGATTACGCTGATGTGGTCAAACAATAGTAATCCGAATTATACGAGTTATGGGGTTTATCGGTCAACCAATGGCAGTTCCTTCTCACTTCTTGATTCTGGCGTCTTTACTTCTTATCTGTCCTCTAACCTCTCACCTCTAACCTCTTATTGGTATAAGGTTCAGGCAATTAACGAAAATGGTATCGCAACTGCATTTGATATAACGGTTTCTACAAGAACAAAATCGGCTGATACTACACCACCGAAACCACCTTGCGGTGTAAGGGGGGAATTAATTGCCGAGCAACTTGCAAAAATTATTTGGTCAGAAGTTACAAAAAATACCGATGGAACAACTTGTACCGATTTAGCGAAATATAAAATTTATTATTCTAATATACTGGAAGGGCCTTGGAAAGTGGCAACTGATGTTCCATCATCGTCTACCTTCTACCTTCTACCTTCTACCTTTTCATTCAATTATTACAAAATTACTGCAGTTGACACCAGTGACAACGAAAGCGCTGATTCAGTATATATTGACAACACTGCAGCGCTTTCGGCAGTTACGAAAGAAAATGGTAAAATAGTCGCATTTGTAAAAATTCCACAGGATGTATCAGCTGTGCTCTATAAAGATGGGAAATATACCGACGATATTGTGATAAATATGCAGAAATTACAGGACGATGATGAACGGGATATCTATGTATATGACTTCCAGCCACAAAAATCAACAACTGGTGAAAAAATAGATGATTTCAGGTTTGTTCAGCAGAAAATAGAAATAACATTTTTCTATGATTTGAATAATGATGATTATATTGAAAAAGTAGGCTTGCCAATTTCAGAAGCAAAAAGCTGGCTTTCTATATTCTATCACAACGGTGTTGAATGGGAAAAACTTGGTGGTGTTGTGAATGCTAATGAGAAATCAATCACAGCAAAAGTTACTCATTTGAGTAAGTACAAGTTGAGAAAAACATTAAGAACTATTGGGTTTGGCGATTTACGAATGTATCCGAAAAAGATATTCGCACCATATGAAACAAATGATACATATAATAGAATGAAATTCTGTTTTGAAAATGATTCCGAGAAACGAGTAACATTAAGAATATTTGATATTAAAGGTAGAGAGATTTTTAGTGACTCAACAACCGATACAGAAATTTATTGGTATGGTAAAGATACCGACGATAAAGTTGTTTCCGGTGGCGTGTATATCTACCAACTTGAATGTGATAAAAAAGTAATAAACGGCACTGTGGTGGTAGTGAAATGA
- a CDS encoding HAMP domain-containing sensor histidine kinase, with product MRIKTKFSIFAVLLIVVCVIAVSYSIFLIEKKLLVENQNQELTKTISQFSAVAREAIIAKDDLLALNYLKALKKTALGFENGYLINKLGTIIATTNADLLRKKKLPDKKDNSIRISNDVISGNKKIGFVCIDFSAEVLKKLTDENIKKIGFQVLLTSLLVLVFGIIISVMFAAKLSKPVKKLVTEVRAIADGNLETKADVLTKDEIGDLANEFNKMAVSLKYLDHLKSDFISNVSHELRSPLAAIESYINLMLEDKEELNYENLAKIKNNTARLSKFIDDLLDVSKIEQKGGEISEKKVVKLNTVVEDVVSLFKVQTEDKNLKLENKLPEKLPDVIANSERLKQVFINLISNAIKFTQEGGKIQIEARGKRQEASKGKEVDSTGILHLASCIEVAVADTGIGIPSDQLAKIFDKFHQVKGTVDELKGPKGTGLGLSIVKGIIEEHNGKVWVESELNKGTTFYFTLPVNPNNGTE from the coding sequence ATGCGAATCAAGACAAAATTCTCTATTTTTGCGGTTTTACTTATAGTTGTCTGCGTCATTGCAGTCAGTTATTCTATTTTTCTGATAGAAAAAAAACTGCTTGTTGAAAACCAGAACCAGGAACTAACAAAAACGATTTCGCAGTTTTCTGCAGTTGCCAGAGAGGCAATAATTGCAAAAGATGATTTGCTGGCACTGAATTATTTGAAGGCATTAAAAAAAACAGCACTCGGGTTTGAAAATGGCTATCTTATAAATAAATTAGGCACAATTATCGCAACAACCAATGCGGATTTGCTAAGAAAAAAGAAACTGCCTGATAAAAAAGATAATTCTATAAGAATCAGTAATGATGTTATATCAGGCAATAAAAAAATTGGATTTGTTTGTATTGATTTCTCTGCAGAAGTACTAAAAAAATTGACTGATGAAAATATAAAAAAAATCGGATTTCAGGTTCTGCTCACTTCATTGCTTGTTCTGGTTTTTGGAATAATAATTTCGGTTATGTTTGCAGCAAAATTATCAAAACCTGTAAAAAAACTGGTAACCGAAGTTCGCGCTATCGCAGATGGTAATTTAGAGACCAAAGCAGATGTTCTGACAAAAGATGAAATAGGCGATTTGGCAAATGAATTTAATAAAATGGCTGTATCACTAAAGTATCTGGACCATCTAAAATCGGATTTTATCTCTAATGTATCACATGAACTGCGGTCTCCACTGGCTGCAATAGAGAGTTATATCAATCTTATGCTTGAAGATAAAGAAGAACTTAACTACGAAAATCTTGCAAAAATAAAAAATAATACTGCACGATTATCAAAATTTATTGACGACCTTTTAGATGTTTCTAAAATTGAACAGAAGGGTGGGGAAATATCCGAAAAAAAAGTGGTAAAATTAAATACTGTTGTTGAAGATGTTGTCTCGCTTTTTAAAGTGCAGACAGAAGATAAAAACCTAAAATTAGAAAATAAATTACCAGAAAAGTTGCCTGATGTTATCGCGAATAGTGAACGACTTAAACAGGTTTTTATCAATCTTATTTCAAATGCAATAAAGTTCACACAGGAAGGCGGAAAAATACAGATAGAAGCAAGAGGCAAGAGGCAAGAGGCAAGTAAAGGCAAAGAAGTTGATTCTACTGGCATCTTGCATCTTGCATCCTGCATCGAAGTTGCAGTGGCAGATACCGGTATCGGTATCCCCAGTGACCAGTTAGCAAAAATTTTTGATAAGTTCCATCAGGTAAAAGGAACCGTAGATGAACTAAAAGGACCTAAAGGAACAGGGCTTGGACTCTCAATTGTTAAAGGAATAATTGAAGAGCATAATGGAAAAGTATGGGTAGAGAGCGAATTAAATAAAGGCACAACATTCTATTTTACACTACCTGTAAACCCAAATAACGGCACCGAATAG
- a CDS encoding response regulator, whose amino-acid sequence MKKILVIDDEKDFRDLVEKICSKEFEVVSVGDAEEGFKIIKKNLTDLLLLDINLPRVGGYTLCQRIRADEQLKKLPIIMLTVRRRKEDQLKGLELGADDYITKPFEPKELIARIKTVLARCKNPNKCTE is encoded by the coding sequence ATGAAAAAGATATTAGTTATTGACGATGAAAAAGATTTCAGAGACCTTGTAGAAAAAATATGTTCTAAGGAGTTTGAAGTTGTAAGTGTTGGTGATGCTGAGGAAGGTTTTAAGATTATCAAAAAAAATCTGACTGACTTGCTATTGCTTGATATAAATCTGCCTAGGGTTGGTGGCTATACGCTCTGTCAGCGAATCCGTGCGGATGAACAATTAAAAAAATTGCCAATAATAATGCTGACGGTAAGGCGCCGAAAAGAAGACCAACTAAAAGGGCTTGAACTTGGTGCAGATGATTATATCACAAAACCGTTTGAGCCGAAAGAGTTAATCGCACGGATAAAAACTGTTCTTGCCCGCTGTAAGAACCCGAATAAATGCACCGAATAA
- a CDS encoding response regulator transcription factor, with product MKEKILVVDDDKEILELVKDTLEISGFSVITARGADSAMEKIEAVSPALVILDLMLPGINGFELTRILKKDNKTKNIPIILMSAKFTDTQSIVTGLSSGADDYIAKPFDIDVLIARVKAILRRTSGGGYRYEEQEFISSKNIKVNLKSKTVYMREKEVKLTPKEYELLVYLMKKNGAALDRNTILQAVWDYSYFGTTRTVDVHIQQLRKKLNDDGKIIQTISKTGYKFED from the coding sequence ATGAAAGAAAAAATACTGGTTGTTGACGATGATAAAGAAATTTTAGAACTTGTGAAAGATACTTTAGAGATTTCCGGGTTTTCTGTTATTACAGCAAGAGGTGCGGATAGTGCAATGGAAAAAATTGAAGCGGTCAGCCCGGCACTTGTGATTCTGGATTTGATGCTGCCAGGTATAAACGGATTTGAACTCACACGGATTCTTAAAAAAGATAACAAAACAAAAAATATACCGATTATCCTGATGTCTGCAAAATTTACAGATACACAATCAATAGTTACAGGGCTTTCATCAGGTGCGGATGATTATATTGCAAAACCGTTTGATATTGATGTACTAATAGCGAGAGTAAAAGCGATTTTGAGACGGACAAGCGGAGGGGGGTATAGATATGAAGAACAGGAGTTTATCTCGTCAAAAAATATAAAAGTGAACCTGAAAAGTAAAACGGTTTATATGCGTGAAAAAGAAGTGAAGTTAACACCGAAAGAATACGAACTGCTGGTCTATCTGATGAAAAAAAACGGTGCAGCATTAGACAGAAATACGATACTTCAAGCGGTCTGGGATTACAGTTATTTCGGGACAACACGAACCGTAGATGTCCATATTCAGCAATTGAGAAAAAAATTGAACGATGACGGGAAAATAATACAAACAATCAGCAAAACCGGCTATAAGTTTGAAGATTAA
- a CDS encoding sugar ABC transporter permease gives MKKTIKENLTGYAFLLPNILGFLVFVFLPVFASLVLSFFEWDLFSTPVFVGVANFVKLVKDTYFWKYLLNTLFFMLGIPVGMAVSLLFAIMMNQKIKGIVFFRTVYFMPVVSSFVACALLWRWIYNPDFGLLNGLLKMVGINGPAWLSSTTWAKPAIILMNIWKGAGYNMLLYLAALQGIPDFLYEAAEVDGADIWNKFWHITFPLLSPTHFFIIIMSVIGVFQTFGEIFMMTGGGPGGSTTTIVYYIYNNAFQWFHMGYASAISWALFALIFGATILQWKYTAKFRELTY, from the coding sequence ATGAAAAAAACAATAAAAGAAAACCTTACGGGCTATGCGTTTCTTTTACCAAATATCTTGGGCTTTCTGGTATTTGTTTTTTTGCCAGTTTTCGCATCGCTGGTCTTAAGTTTTTTTGAATGGGATCTGTTCAGTACACCTGTTTTCGTCGGTGTCGCTAATTTTGTGAAACTGGTCAAAGACACTTATTTCTGGAAATATCTGTTGAACACACTGTTCTTTATGCTTGGAATACCTGTTGGAATGGCGGTCTCTTTACTTTTTGCAATAATGATGAATCAGAAAATCAAAGGAATCGTATTTTTCAGAACTGTTTATTTTATGCCAGTTGTCTCGTCATTTGTCGCCTGCGCACTGCTCTGGCGATGGATTTATAATCCTGATTTCGGGCTCTTGAACGGGCTGTTAAAAATGGTTGGCATAAACGGTCCTGCATGGCTTTCTTCAACAACTTGGGCTAAACCAGCAATTATTTTGATGAATATCTGGAAAGGTGCAGGATATAATATGCTGCTTTATTTAGCAGCACTTCAAGGCATTCCGGATTTTTTATACGAAGCTGCAGAAGTGGATGGCGCAGACATTTGGAATAAATTCTGGCATATCACTTTTCCATTGCTTTCACCAACACATTTCTTTATTATCATTATGAGCGTAATTGGTGTCTTCCAAACATTTGGCGAGATATTTATGATGACAGGTGGCGGACCCGGTGGCTCAACCACGACAATCGTTTATTACATCTATAATAATGCATTCCAGTGGTTCCATATGGGTTATGCATCGGCAATCTCTTGGGCACTTTTTGCGCTGATTTTTGGCGCTACTATTCTTCAATGGAAATATACTGCCAAATTCAGAGAACTAACATATTAA
- a CDS encoding carbohydrate ABC transporter permease produces the protein MVKKIITYSILIFGAVVMLAPFLWMLSTSLKEPGAVFVYPPKWLPVPVRWRNYVDAWNAVPFGRFFLNSILVSLCVTIGQVLTSSLAAYAFARLSFKGRDKIFLGYLATMMIPFPVTMIPVFILITKLQLIDSIQALILPGLFTAYGTFMLRQFFLSIPKELEEAAVIDGASKFRIWCQIIMPLSKPALATLATFTFMGTWNDFMWPLIVIKTKTKMTLPVGLASFQGMYYTDWTLLMAASVIVLLPVLLVYIFNQRFFVKGIALTGLK, from the coding sequence ATGGTAAAAAAAATTATTACTTATTCAATACTGATATTTGGCGCAGTTGTAATGCTCGCACCGTTTCTGTGGATGCTCTCTACATCGTTAAAAGAGCCCGGTGCAGTGTTTGTATATCCGCCAAAATGGCTGCCTGTGCCTGTCCGATGGCGAAATTATGTTGATGCATGGAATGCGGTTCCGTTTGGCAGGTTCTTCCTGAATTCTATTCTTGTCTCTTTATGCGTTACAATCGGGCAGGTGCTCACATCATCGCTTGCTGCATATGCGTTTGCGCGGCTGAGTTTCAAAGGCAGAGATAAAATATTTTTAGGCTATCTCGCTACAATGATGATACCATTCCCAGTAACAATGATACCGGTTTTTATCTTAATCACAAAATTGCAACTGATTGATTCTATACAAGCACTGATACTACCGGGGCTTTTTACCGCATATGGAACTTTTATGTTAAGGCAGTTTTTTCTGTCTATCCCGAAAGAATTAGAAGAGGCGGCAGTGATTGACGGTGCGAGCAAATTCAGAATCTGGTGTCAGATAATCATGCCTTTATCAAAACCGGCATTAGCAACACTGGCAACATTCACATTTATGGGCACCTGGAATGATTTTATGTGGCCATTGATTGTGATAAAAACAAAAACAAAAATGACACTACCAGTCGGGCTGGCATCGTTTCAGGGAATGTATTATACCGACTGGACGCTCCTTATGGCTGCAAGTGTGATTGTGCTTCTGCCAGTGCTGTTGGTTTATATATTCAACCAACGATTTTTTGTTAAAGGTATCGCCTTAACAGGACTTAAGTAG